One segment of Scleropages formosus chromosome 23, fSclFor1.1, whole genome shotgun sequence DNA contains the following:
- the laptm5 gene encoding mtp family protein, translating to MALRSSVSLVLPARSLCCHIRTAATAMVTYYLVSTILVLVDMVSAVINGRDLCGFVHSEHLTHSQRIFDITSNLLLVAVMIISSVFALVSLWKRSAHQLVPFIVLLFLDAALTLMSLFSSQWGLPGTPSFEQGHKIMELLSSEKGKELTPAEMAHLTMIFSVFFILYLLMKVYMAQTVLHYYFVMKAQAQAQKSTRDEKSVSVDLPSYDEVLKLPSKARLPAYQEA from the exons ATGGCGCTCAGGAGCTCCGTCTCGCTGGTCCTTCCTGCCCGCAGCCTCTGCTGCCACATCCGCACGGCCGCCACGGCCATGGTCACCTACTACCTG GTCTCCACCATCCTGGTACTTGTGGACATGGTGTCCGCAGTCATTAACGGCAGAGACTTATGCGGATTCGTCCACTCGGAGCATTTGACACACAGCCAGCGCATCT TCGACATTACCTCCAACCTCCTGCTGGTGGCCGTGATGATCATCTCCAGCGTGTTCGCCTTGGTCAGCCTGTGGAAG AGGTCTGCCCATCAGCTGGTGCCCTTCAtcgtcctcctcttcctggaCGCAGCTCTCACTCTGATGTCCCTGTTCAGCAGCCAGTGGGGGCTCCCGGGGACCCCCAGCTTCGAGCAGGGTCACAAGATCATG GAGCTTCTGAGCTCGGAGAAGGGGAAGGAGCTCACCCCTGCTGAGATGGCCCACCTCACCATGATCTTCAGCGTCTTCTTCATCCTCTACCTGTTGATGAAG GTGTACATGGCACAGACCGTCCTCCACTATTACTTTGTCATGAAGGCTCAGGCTCAGGCTCAGAAGAGCACACGTGATGAGAAGAGTGTGTCG GTGGACCTGCCCTCCTACGATGAGGTCCTGAAGCTGCCTTCCAAGGCCCGGCTGCCAGCCTATCAGGAGGCCTGA